The region TTTGTATAATCAGCGAGAAGATGCAATTTAAAAAACGGAAATGGATCAATCAATAGTATTTGACCATTAATGTGTGCACACTGCATAACCATCATTTGTGTCCATTGCGTATAATCCATAGCAAATCCTACTGCAGATCTGGAAGATgtctccatggattttattacgcaTCATCGTCTTCAAGACAAGGTGTAGTAAATGGCTATGGTCTAACCAGTTTTACCACTTCAATGCGATACTGCTTCAATATATGCGTTATTGTCGCAAAAACAGAGGATAATGAATACTTACAGTGAAAACAAATCAAATTTTGGAATCGgatacaattaaaaaaaaaaacttttggattcgaTCTGTGGGTTTAAAGAAATGCAATTGGTAAAAAAAACACATGTGTTAGATACGAAATAATGCACAAATTTGATCAAAATCCGTACGTTTAATTTCAATACGAGCTCTTACATGACAAAGTTGAAACATTTTTAAGTCGATCTGTCTTTACAATGAGTAAAataaaaccctaaacccaaaatCTAAGAACTGGTAAATTTTGTTACAGCCTTCGTCCCCTCAGAAACAGCATGCTTTGCCAACTCTCCGGGCAAAACCAACCTCACAGCGGTCTGAATTTCTCTGGAAGTGATCGTGGGCTTCTTGTTGTACCTCGCAAGTTTCGAAGATTCCTGAGCAAGCTTCTCGAAGATGTCGTTGATGAACGAGTTCATAATCCCCATGGCCTTGCTTGAGATACCGATGTCAGGATGAACCTGCTTCAAAACCTTGAAGATGTAGATCTTGTATGTCTCCACGTTCTTCttgcttctcttcttcttcttatcgGTGGCACCGGCGCCGGCTTCCTTGGGAAGCTTCTTTCCGGCCTTTGGCTTTTTCTCGGCAGGGGATTTTTCAGCTACGGCGGCTTTCTTCTCCTCCGCTGGCTTCTTCTCGGCTGGCTTCTTCTCTGCTTTGGGCGCCATTGAAGGGATTTTGTTTTGTAAAGAGGGAATTTGATGtttaaagagaaagagagagatggtTGAAACGTGAGATGATGAAAATGAAGGAAGAATTTGTTGTGTTTATATGAGGATTGAGAGGCGTTGTCTGATTGGTTGATTTTAGATGTCCCGGATTGTGCATAGAGACCGTTGATATGTTCTGGTCCATGGTTTTGCTTCAAGGGACGTGATTTAATTTGAGAAGTGAGTTTTTGTTGGCTTGACGCACGACGCGGATCAACATTTTGGCCCATATcctatttttctttaattttttttaggaaattacaatatatttatttatactgTATTATAAAATAAATTTGCTTTTTTAAAATAGATTAAATAtatccatacccgacccttttaaatAAAGGGTTAGCGGATacgggtcgttaacgggtaaacggatcaaataaaaaattatgCTCCAAACTCGTATAATTGATAAGGGTTTGGATTGAATCAGGATCAAAATCCGCTCCGTTGTCAGACCTATGTGTTTGACTTGTCGGATGGTCAAGGCCAACCACCAGAGgtcgcatggcaagctgcagtcATTGGAGGTTCTCATGTGGAAATGGaaacatatcactatggatttcatcaccaagttacctcgAACGGCTAATGGATTCGACGCGATATGGTTTATCGTTGACCGTGTGACCAATAGCACTCGCTTTTTGTCCATTCGAGAAAGTTTTGCGGCCGaaaaaatagtcggtttgtatgtGCGCGATATTGTTGCTTGACATGGTATTCTAGTCTCCATTGTATCTGATCGAGATGTT is a window of Lactuca sativa cultivar Salinas chromosome 1, Lsat_Salinas_v11, whole genome shotgun sequence DNA encoding:
- the LOC111886029 gene encoding probable histone H2B.1, giving the protein MAPKAEKKPAEKKPAEEKKAAVAEKSPAEKKPKAGKKLPKEAGAGATDKKKKRSKKNVETYKIYIFKVLKQVHPDIGISSKAMGIMNSFINDIFEKLAQESSKLARYNKKPTITSREIQTAVRLVLPGELAKHAVSEGTKAVTKFTSS